One window from the genome of Anabaena sphaerica FACHB-251 encodes:
- a CDS encoding VOC family protein produces the protein MEYNNVLVTIATVNFDKLVNFYIQLLEQEPKNLIPNVYAEFQISSLSLGIFQPKKNNQSEFAVNTKSPLSLCLEVSNLENAITHLQSLGYPPPGNISTASHGREIYAYDPDGNRLILHQSH, from the coding sequence ATGGAATATAATAATGTATTAGTCACCATTGCAACGGTGAATTTTGATAAGTTGGTAAATTTCTATATTCAGCTACTAGAACAAGAACCAAAAAACCTCATACCCAATGTCTATGCTGAGTTTCAAATCTCTAGCCTCAGCTTAGGTATTTTTCAACCTAAAAAAAATAATCAATCAGAATTTGCAGTTAATACCAAAAGTCCGCTAAGTTTATGTTTAGAAGTGAGTAATTTAGAAAATGCCATAACTCACCTGCAATCTTTAGGCTATCCCCCACCAGGCAACATTTCCACTGCTTCCCACGGTAGAGAAATTTACGCTTACGACCCCGACGGCAACCGCTTAATTTTACATCAAAGTCATTAA